From the Acidimicrobiia bacterium genome, the window TTGGTCCGAGTGCCGCCGGTGGGGCGTACATCCCGGCCTTCTGCGACATCGTGATCATGGTGGAGGGCAACGCCTCGATGTACCTGGGCTCTCCACGGATGGCCGAGATGGTGGTGGGGGAGCAGGCCACCCTGGAGGAGATGGGGGGTGCCCGCATGCACGCCACCGTGTCGGGGTGTGGCGACAACCTCGCCGAGGGTGACGCTGATGCCATCAACCAGGCACACGCCGTGTTCTCCTACCTCCCAAGCACCTGGAGAGAGCTGCCCCCGACCTACGCCGCCGCCCCGCCGAAGCAGGTCTTGAGCGCGTCGATGATTCCCGCCGTGGACACGCAGGGTTACGACATGCACACCATCATCGACTCGATTGTGGATGCCGACAGTTTCTTCGAGGTGAAGCCGCTTTTCGCCCCGGAACTGATCGTGGGACTGGGTCGCCTTGATGGTTCTCCGGTGGGGATCGTGGCCAACAACCCCCTGGCTCTCGGGGGCGCTCTCTTCGTGGATTCCGCCGATAAGGCGGCCCGCTTCATCTGGTGGTGCGATGCGTTCAATGTGCCGCTGGTCTTTCTGGCCGACGTGCCCGGGTTCATGATCGGTACCCAGGTGGAACGCCAGGGAATCATTCGCCACGGGGCGAAGATGGTGACCGCCGTGAGCGAGGCCACCGTGCCCAAGGTGTCGGTCGTGGTCCGTAAGGCTTACGGGGCGGGCCTCTATGCCATGTGCGGTCCGGCCTTCGAACCCACCGCCACCATTGCGCTGCCCACCGCTAAAATCGCCGTGATGGGTCCGGAGGCCGCCGTCAACGCCGTCTTTGCCAACAGGATCGCCGCGATGACCAATGCGACCGACCGGGAGGCTTTCGTGGAGGAGCAGCGTCGCCTCTATGAGCAAGACGTAGATCTCTACCGCCTGGTCTCGGAACTCGTCATCGATGCCGTCGTCGACTTTCCGGATGTACGGGGGGAGTTGATCCGTCGGCTGCGTATGGCAGCGGGGAAGGACCGGCATTTCTCGGATCGGCGCCACGGCGTGCCCCCCGTGTGAATGGCAACGCTCATTCGGTCGGGAATCTTGTGATCAGGAAGACTAAGAGTGGCGAGGAAAGGAAGGGCAGTGCCCCACTGTGAACCGTGTGACCGTTTTTACAATCCCAACAGCCTGAGCGAGCAGGGGTGTTGCCCGACCTGCGGTTACCAGGTGGCCGACATACCCGAACCCGAAAAAGTTTCCCGCTTCGGGCGCGAAGGGGCACCGTGGCACTTCAAACTCCTCATCGGCATCACGGTGGTCTACCTGGGTTACCGTTTCGTGCAGCTGCTCGT encodes:
- a CDS encoding acyl-CoA carboxylase subunit beta; protein product: MDPELSRRTERALRGNLHKEADKLARQSKLFVRERIDLLLDDGSFVEDALLANTMAEDLPADGVVTGVGTVEGRSVCVVANDPTVKAGSWGARTVEKIVRLTEYALRHEVPVFWLVDSAGARITDQVELFPGRRGAGRIFYNQVKLSGKVPQICCLFGPSAAGGAYIPAFCDIVIMVEGNASMYLGSPRMAEMVVGEQATLEEMGGARMHATVSGCGDNLAEGDADAINQAHAVFSYLPSTWRELPPTYAAAPPKQVLSASMIPAVDTQGYDMHTIIDSIVDADSFFEVKPLFAPELIVGLGRLDGSPVGIVANNPLALGGALFVDSADKAARFIWWCDAFNVPLVFLADVPGFMIGTQVERQGIIRHGAKMVTAVSEATVPKVSVVVRKAYGAGLYAMCGPAFEPTATIALPTAKIAVMGPEAAVNAVFANRIAAMTNATDREAFVEEQRRLYEQDVDLYRLVSELVIDAVVDFPDVRGELIRRLRMAAGKDRHFSDRRHGVPPV